Below is a genomic region from Brassica oleracea var. oleracea cultivar TO1000 chromosome C9, BOL, whole genome shotgun sequence.
GGTCTCAGCAAGTCGGAGATATTCGTCAACGGTGTCAGCTGCATTACCATAAGCAAGCAGGCGAATAGCAGCAGTACATTTTTGTAGTGCCGTAAGACTCCATCTCCCGGTTGCATCTCTTCTTTGCTGAAAGAATGGAAAGTACTCTTCTAGGCCATGAAAAAGACGCAAGAATAAATTCTTATTCATGCGGAAACGGCGTCTGAAAATTGCAATCGAGAATGTCGGATCTTCGCCGAAGTAGTCATTCCATAATTGGTCTTGTCCTCCTTCGCGGTGTCGTTCAACATACTGACGTGTCCTTTGTGGTATGGTTTGGGTCTCCACTATGTCGTTGTATATTTCTTCCACGTATTCATCACAAATTTCGTCCAATCTTGCATCGACTTCATCGGATGAAGATGATGACATTTCTAGAAAATAATTATCTTAAACAAATAAGATTGGATAGACATTTTTATTATAGTTTTAACCAAAATATATTTTTAAGAGTTAAAAGAGTGGTTTAAATAAAAGGATCAATAAGAAACTCAACCACGATGTGGGAATGTGAATTTTATAAGAATATAAATTACCTCCACATCTATAATTTTACAAGTCCTCATTGAAACTCAAAGTTCAACATTGGTTTAGTTTGACTCGTAATGATGTGAAACTCGTTTTGCCTTCAACTTCAAACCTTTGAATAAAAGTAATCAAATATCTCATTGATTTTGGTTGAATTACCATCGAATTATAACTTTTGAATTATGGAGAAAACTAGCAAACAAGTTGTTTGCAAACTAGCAATGGTCCGAACAAGCAAAAACTAGAAGGGATCAGACAATCATTCAAGTAAAGAGGATACAAGTTGTTTTCCCAAGTTTGAAAACAAAGAGAGTAGATTACCTAAACTGCAGTGCAGTAGTAGATAAGAACAACTTGATTAGAATAGCTCCGAGGAAAACAAAGAGAGTAGATTAATACAAACTCTCAGAGACAACTACTACACTACTACTTATACTAAAGGAAACAGAGTCATCCGTGACTCCTTCAACACCCGTGACTCCTTCCCACATGCGTCAGACCAAATGCACCTGTGCCTCCTTCCCACATGCGTCAACCTGTCAAAACAGAGTGACAAGAGTTAGTAAGCATTTTAAAAAATATCAATTTGGATCAAATAACAGAGTGATCAAGTACACAAAATAGTTATAATACCTAAAAAGCAAGATTAATAAAAGATCATAACATTTCTGACATTAGTTTGAGCTTAAGACTGGTTTCCATTTCAGAGAGAGGTTCTGTTTTTGCGAGTAAACGATCAAGAAGCTTTTGTTTAGACAGTTTTTGTTTAATTTCTAAAACCCCCTGTAGCTGCGACAACTCCTCCTCCCTGCCACTCTTCTTCTTCTTACCGTCTTTCGCAGCCTTTACCCCGGGTGGTCTAACCTCTGGATCGAGAAATTGCTCTTCTTCTGTATCCACCTCCACAGCTTGTTTGCGCTTCTCCTTTGCCGGATAAGAGGAGCACCATTTCTAGTCGTGCCTCAACTCCCTCCAGCAGTGATCCATGGTGAACTTGTAGCCGGCCGTTTTGAAGAAAATGTCTAACGCCGTTTTCATCACATCATCATCGTTTTGCCCACTTCTCTGCTCCCTCAGAGCCGCATCATAGGAGCCAGCAAACTTGGCAACGTCGCCGTTTATCCTTGCCCACCTCTGCTTGCAAGACATTAGTTCTCTCCGTATTGTCCCAGCGAGGAGGGGACTAGCGTTGTAGTACTCTACTATACGGAACCAGAAAGCACCGGCTTTCTGCTCGTTGCTCACCACAGGGTCCTTACTGGTGTTTAGCCAAGCACCAATAAAGATTTTATCCTCTGTGGGAGTCCACTTCCTCCTCTCAGAGGGATTAGAATTCACACCAGACTTAGCACTAACGTCGGTACCAGACAGCACAGGAGACGCAACAGGAACCTCGCTACCAGACTCATCAGGACCTTGACTACCGAACCAAAAAGGTTNNNNNNNNNNNNNNNNNNNNNNNNNNNNNNNNNNNNNNNNNNNNNNNNNNNNNNNNNNNNNNNNNNNNNNNNNNNNNNNNNNNNNNNNNNNNNNNNNNNNNNNNNNNNNNNNNNNNNNNNNNNNNNNNNNNNNNNNNNNNNNNNNNNNNNNNNNNNNNNNNNNNNNNNNNNNNNNNNNNNNNNNNNNNNNNNNNNNNNNNNNNNNNNNNNNNNNNNNNNNNNNNNNNNNNNNNNNNNNNNNNNNNNNNNNNNNNNNNNNNNNNNNNNNNNNNNNNNNNNNNNNNNNNNNNNNNNNNNNNNNNNNNNNNNNNNNNNNNNNNNNNNNNNNNNNNNNNNNNNNNNNNNNNNNNNNNNNNNNNNNNNNNNNNNNNNNNTAAGTAAAGTACAATGGTAGCTACTAGCAACTTAAGTATTTTAACTATTTTTCCTTCCGGTTTCTAAAACACCACTAATTGTTTTCAATAGTTAAAACACCAGAAAGTTAAAAAATTACCTCGTTAAAGAAACAAAGATGGTACGCCCCACTCCTTTGAATCCTTTCCAACTTTTCTTGAAAAAGAAGAACAAACAATCAACTTTCTCAAACTATCAAATTTGAAAACTAAAAGAGATGAAACAATTAAAGGAACTAACCTAGCACATTAATGAGAAACACCAACCCTACTGAAAATATGGTAAAGAACCCTACTAAAACTATGGTAAAGACCATTAGCTTAGCTCCTGATTTCTTCTTTGTAAACTCGCCTATTCTCTTCTCAAGGATGAGCAGCTTCTGCTCACGCTCATTGGCTTCACCCTTAAGCTCACTAAGCTCCGTCTGAATGTCCCTCATCTCCTCCTCCACCGCCACGTCCCACCATTTCCAGACGTGGCAGTCTCCATCATCAGCATTGGCGCACGTAATGTACCGTCGGTATGGATGTTTAGGAGTTTGGGAATATCCGTGAACAGGCTCCGACCCACAGTAGCATGTCCTGGGGATTCCATCATCACCCTCTGGTGATGGTTCGTAGTGAATGGCTTCTGCATTCCACTGACTAATCTCAGCTTCAGCCGCGTACATCTCTGCTTCGGCTTGAAGGAGGGAGGTTAAGTCTTGAGAGTTTGATGATGAAGATGGCTGGTTGTAGCTGTATTGTCCCATTATCGTTAACCTGACAAAAAAAATTGAAAACTGACAGAGTTAAACAACCACTAATAGAGTTAAAGCAAATTAACGCGAAGAAAGCAAACCAACGAGAAGGAACGAAAACAATATCAACAAAGTGAATTCGAACACATATAAGATAACAATATCACTTAAAAGGTTTCAGTCGAAAACAGTTAAGAAATGACAAATCGATTGAAACTACAATCTGTTTCAATCCGTATAAGAC
It encodes:
- the LOC106315254 gene encoding glutathione S-transferase T3-like, which encodes MSLVASAKSGVNSNPSERRKWTPTEDKIFIGAWLNTSKDPVVSNEQKAGAFWFRIVEYYNASPLLAGTIRRELMSCKQRWARINGDVAKFAGSYDAALREQRSGQNDDDVMKTALDIFFKTAGYKFTMDHCWRELRHD
- the LOC106317844 gene encoding uncharacterized protein LOC106317844: MGQYSYNQPSSSSNSQDLTSLLQAEAEMYAAEAEISQWNAEAIHYEPSPEGDDGIPRTCYCGSEPVHGYSQTPKHPYRRYITCANADDGDCHVWKWWDVAVEEEMRDIQTELSELKGEANEREQKLLILEKRIGEFTKKKSGAKLMVFTIVLVGFFTIFSVGLVFLINVLG